tttatttctttaaatgtgTTCAATAATCCACTTGCTCCACATTACATCTTCACataagaattgaattcgaaatcataaatatcaaattacaCCTTAATTATCACCCAAGCGAACCTATggtttagggttttattttcttaatttaatttaattctctctcttttcatttttaatttcttttgaagaTACCTGAGACAAGAGACAATAAGGTGGTTTTAGTTGGGTTGGGACACTGTAGTAGGCAGAAGATAGCAGTTCTACCTACTTTGGATTATTGCATGTCTAAAGAACATACGTATGTTTGGTCTGTTATTTAGGTTAAACTTCACCATTAAACCTGTTAAGGTTAAGGTTAAATTACACACGTCCAAACATACCCATCACTTGTaatgtaaacacaaatgtctttatctttctttctttctttctctctacCAAACGAAAGCTCATTCTGTAGCTTGACTTGTTGTACGtgaaattataataacttTGTTATAAAGCCAGCAGcagcaccaccaccaccaccatacCCAATATAACAAACCCATTTTCAAGTTCTATAAACTTATAGctagggttgtttttcttttttcttttttcctataTTCTCATCAACCACCAAGCTAGCTAGctatattctttctttttgtctgTCTCTCAGTCCACTTCAcatatacttttattattttcttttgcttatttGGATTGTTGATGAAGAAATGAGAGATAGAATGGAAAGGCttgttcttcttcctttttccaTTGGTTGCGTCTCTGAATCAAGTGTGGCTATAGGTCATCATGTACACCATCCAAGAGGATCCAAACCACCTCCTGATTCTAACCCATCTCCCATAATaagtctctctctctctctctctctctctctttctctgcTTCTCTCCGCTTCTCTTCTTATCTCTATTGTTTTTGGTCTTGTTCCTAACATTTGTGTTGTTTATCTaggaacaaaagaagaagatgaggaAAGTTTATCAAGTACCGAAAGTATGAAGAATGCAATGAAAGTCTTTGCTCTTTCCAAGCCTAACATATCAAATCGATTTCACAGGATAGTCAAGGGTTTCAAGACCTTCTCTCAATTATTTGGTGagtcttttatttcttaattagaaTATACCGTGCACATTCATTAGaatatttacatttaatgATATTTGTCATCAATAGTCCAAAACAAATCCCACTCATTTGGTTTTGTTGTTGTCCCTCTTGATATGGAAAgctaatttgttttcttattttgcttCTATTTGatcatgaaaagaaaagagaaaaaaaaagaaaaaaaaaaagaatcaagagTTTGAATGCCTCTTTGGCTACATCTATAATTAATGAGTCGTTCAAATCTTCAActatatattgaataattacaggtttaaaatctaaaatgtaTCAACCTAACTAGAATGTTTTGGTCTACCTCTGATCTTCGTTCTCAATGGTTTCATAGAGAAgatataattctaattattctCGCACATTTAATTGTTGCATTCAATTTAATTTGCTCAATTTTAGTTACCAACCTATctaaaattatgatttaagTTTCGGGTGAggataataattttctatacACGACATGCTTTGCCATTCATATTCTAATccttttagtatatatattgagTAGTgtatgaagaagaaattgaagaattgGAAATGGAAATAGGGCTTCCAACAGATGTGAAGCATGTGACACACATAGGATGGGATGGATCAGCAAATACCAATCCAATTCAAGGATGGGAAAATCTCATTTCTCCTGAATTACTCACTCTTCAGCCTCCTAATTCTTTAAGGCAATTTGAGCTTTCAATGGCTGCACAAACTGATCATCATTCACCTCTTCTTAGGCCTTCTTCTGCTTAATAATTAGTCTGTCTgactgtctctctctctctctccatgTGTATGttgatcatatatatataaaaactttGTTGATCAAATGATGGTGCATTTTTagctttatatttaaagaaaaaaaaaaagaacatcaAATTGCAATTtacttctctttctctttctccttCTGTCATGTACTTATAAGTGGGGTGTATAAATATGTGTggagttctttttttttttcactgttaaatatttcttttgtgattATGTGCATGGTACCTCACATAAATACTTggataatgataaatataatgatTTGAATAGttatgtaataattaattatataattgttttTGTTGGGTCATGTTATCactttgattatttatatttttgttttataaatatttaattagttattacaacactaattatataatgactcactaaactaattaatttaaaatattttagagaaTTTTGGAAatcataaaagataaattgatatattgtTTTATAATCAAGGTTATCAATACCATTccagttttttttattagattggTATGTTTCGACACCGGCCTATGGTGTTTTCTTTCGATTTATGTATTATATAGAAAGTTAgatgtataaatttattaattaattttaaaaattaatgattttgTACATATCAACATAAtgattactttcttatatgttatttaacttaattaaactataaaatataatactattatatctaattattttaaattttttaataaaaatattcattataatatttcaaaaatttacattatgaattgaaaatataaaagtatggTATTCGTTGAGATGAATTCTACATGCTTTTGTCAAAATAGACCGGAAGCagttaagattttaaataaaataaaattttaaaaaattatctaaaattttggtttaaaatgaaatatttcaGCTGCTTTAGCGGGAATAGAATGCTGatcaaattttctttcaaatccaACACTAattttttgtcatattcactTTCTTTTGCAATCGGATAGGGccatagagaaaataataataataataataaagaatacaTTATACTACTTGTGGCACTTCATTTCCAATACTTAAAAGTAGATATTAGAACTGTCTTGTGCACCAAACTTGACACTTCCTATCCACATAAAAAAACAGCCCACCCATGTGAAAACTAAGTATGTTTTAGTTTTGATCATTAGTTATTATGATGGTGGTAATTATGGTTGAAATAGATAGGGTAAATAGAGTGGTGGTGGTGAAATTTGGTTAATCTAAGAGATCCAAGAACTTGGGCACCTTACCTCCCTCCATCTCCATTCAATAGGCCTCAGATTCAAAACCCATAATAGATTTGCTCAGGTTATCTCAAAAAATTGTTGTTTATGATAAAAACAAAtgaatatagaaatagaatgTATTTCTTTTGATCATTACATCTATCATTTAataataggaaaataaaaagaagttgtGGGTAAATTTAGGGATTGTAATGGCAGGCATTTTTTTAAGTATCTCATCCTAATAGGAcctatttgaaaaattaatatgggtgaattttttttttatacttgtAACGGGTTTGGATTGGTTTTGACTTTTGTATTTGCGGCTAACAAATACTCCTATGatattaatgttttatttatattttgaatgttgattttattggtttaaattttataatattttatttaattagtatacTTATTCCAACAATAAATccatttaaatattgaattatataattttctctaaaaaaaCCCTTACCCATCATCTATAGATAGAAATAGCAATTTACACCGCAATCATAGGTAAACTCATAACTCGACTTAGATGGGGTGAGAAATATTTGTCTCTCTACTAGTGATAGAGCAACGGCGGGTTTAAGTCATTTCATCATGCTTTCGCCATAATCTGCTTCGAACTAtacctaatatatatatataattttatttataaatataagtaaataaatataattcttaaaatata
The sequence above is drawn from the Ricinus communis isolate WT05 ecotype wild-type chromosome 7, ASM1957865v1, whole genome shotgun sequence genome and encodes:
- the LOC8274298 gene encoding CRIB domain-containing protein RIC4, with the protein product MRDRMERLVLLPFSIGCVSESSVAIGHHVHHPRGSKPPPDSNPSPIIRTKEEDEESLSSTESMKNAMKVFALSKPNISNRFHRIVKGFKTFSQLFVYEEEIEELEMEIGLPTDVKHVTHIGWDGSANTNPIQGWENLISPELLTLQPPNSLRQFELSMAAQTDHHSPLLRPSSA